One window of the Ammospiza nelsoni isolate bAmmNel1 chromosome 2, bAmmNel1.pri, whole genome shotgun sequence genome contains the following:
- the GPR143 gene encoding G-protein coupled receptor 143, producing MASPRLETYCCPNRDAATQLVMHFQPEVFCGVCIGSASISLLLTILQLLPKKGQSPRKMPKASSSSTILLLISICDILGGVGIIFRSSVWLGFPGFIANISVVNGTDVWPSTFCVGSAMWIQLLYSAGFWWLFCYAVDSYLVVRRSAGLSTIVLYHMMTWGLAVMLCVEGIALLYYPSLSSCENGLEHAIPHYITTYAPLLLVLVANPILFRRTVSAVASLLKGRQGIYTENERRLGTEIQMRFFKIMLVFVICWSSNIINETLLFYLEMQPDINEMPLKNIRSAALITWIIMGVLNPMQGFLFTLAFYGWTGWRVDLKWRKREIPWESMSSSTVGENAYPSPVNYQSNIHDSKKISTTDSQQTDEAISMLSEGNTSSDERLTRSSPIYQGW from the exons ATGGCTTCTCCAAGGTTAGAAACCTACTGCTGCCCAAACAGGGATGCAGCCACACAGCTGGTGATGCACTTCCAGCCTGAAGTCTTCTGTGGAGTCTGCATTGGCAGTGCCTCCATCAGCCTGCTACTGaccatcctgcagctcctgccaaagaAGGGACAGAGCCCACGGAAGATGCCCaaagcctcctcctcctccaccatCCTTCTCCTTATCTCCATTTGTGATATCCTTGGGGGCGTAG gtATAATCTTCAGGTCAAGTGTATGGCTGGGCTTCCCAGGCTTCATAGCCAACATTTCTGTGGTGAATGGGACTGACGTGTGGCCTTCCACTTTCTGCGTGGGGAGCGCG ATGTGGATCCAGCTGTTATATAGTGCTGGCTTCTGGTGGTTGTTTTGCTATGCTGTTGATTCTTACTTGGTGGTGAGAAGATCAGCTGGACTGAG TACAATTGTGCTGTACCACATGATGACCTGGGGCCTGGCAGTGATGCTCTGCGTGGAGGGGATTGCTCTGCTTTACTACCCCTCTCTCTCCAG CTGTGAAAATGGCTTGGAACATGCAATCCCACATTACATCACAACCTATGCCCCACTCCTGCTAGTGCTTGTGGCCAACCCAATCCTGTTTAGGAGGACAGTATCAGCAG TTGCCTCCTTACTGAAAGGGAGACAAGGAATTTACACAGAGAATGAAAGACGTCTGGGGACAGAGATCCAGATGCGCTTCTTCAAAATTATGCTGGTATTTGTCATTTG ctggtcATCCAACATCATCAATGAGACCCTTCTGTTCTACCTCGAAATGCAGCCAGACATCAATGAAATGCCCCTGAAAAACATCAGGAGTGCTGCACTGATCACCTGGATCATCATG GGGGTTCTTAATCCCATGCAGGGCTTTCTCTTCACGTTGGCTTTCTATGGCTGGACAGGATGGAGGGTGGACCTgaaatggagaaagagagaaatacCCTGGGAATCTATGTCCTCATCAACTGTGGGGGAAAATGCCTATCCCTCCCCAGTGAACTACCAAAGCAACATCCACGACTCCAAGAAGATCTCGACCACTGACAGCCAGCAGACGGACGAGGCCATCAGCATGTTGTCTGAAGGTAACACCAGCAGTGACGAGAGGTTAACCAGGAGCTCTCCCATCTACCAGGGCTGGTAG